In Helicobacter anatolicus, a single genomic region encodes these proteins:
- a CDS encoding metal ABC transporter ATP-binding protein has product MNMLIECKDLCFAYRNEFVLKNVNFKVYEKDFLAIIGPNGGGKTTLIKLLLGLLRPSQGEIIYKKNLQSLIGYVPQDTSINSDFPIQVIDVVRMGFLQSKWFGFRAKKEQTNEAMEILEKLEVAHLAKKKIGELSGGQRQRVLIARAMCGNPSIIVLDEPTSNIDSKTQKEIYQLLKQFNEFHTIIVISHDISVLLGFASSVLSVNKEAVWHDIPKLDLSLDGHVCEIDILNKMLEKDKK; this is encoded by the coding sequence ATGAATATGCTTATTGAATGCAAGGATCTCTGTTTTGCTTATCGAAATGAATTTGTGCTTAAAAATGTAAATTTTAAAGTATATGAAAAAGACTTTTTGGCAATTATTGGTCCAAATGGTGGGGGAAAGACAACACTTATAAAATTACTTTTAGGATTATTAAGACCAAGTCAAGGCGAGATTATTTATAAAAAAAATTTACAAAGCCTTATTGGGTATGTTCCACAAGATACTAGTATTAATAGTGATTTTCCTATCCAAGTAATTGATGTGGTAAGAATGGGATTTTTGCAGTCAAAATGGTTTGGTTTTCGGGCGAAAAAAGAGCAAACAAATGAAGCTATGGAAATTTTAGAAAAGCTGGAAGTAGCACATTTGGCGAAAAAAAAGATTGGAGAACTTTCAGGGGGGCAGCGACAAAGGGTTTTGATCGCGCGAGCGATGTGTGGAAATCCAAGTATTATTGTCTTAGATGAACCAACTTCAAATATTGATTCTAAGACACAAAAAGAAATTTATCAATTATTAAAGCAATTTAATGAATTTCATACTATAATAGTTATTAGTCATGATATATCTGTTTTGCTAGGTTTTGCCTCTAGTGTTTTATCTGTAAACAAAGAGGCTGTATGGCATGATATACCAAAGTTAGACTTGTCTTTAGATGGCCATGTGTGTGAAATTGACATTTTAAACAAAATGTTAGAAAAGGATAAAAAATGA